Proteins co-encoded in one Arachis hypogaea cultivar Tifrunner chromosome 13, arahy.Tifrunner.gnm2.J5K5, whole genome shotgun sequence genomic window:
- the LOC112737331 gene encoding protein OSB2, chloroplastic: LDDPKQWTDYRDSKRDGQVNPRFPDFKRKDGNGALWLNNAPKCVLSRLEELKFDVPAVKSKQAKDFKGDEPWNDLVNNPTKWWDNRIDKRNPKAPDFKHKETGEVLWLNDSPSWVLSKLPPVKPKESLEFGRKKLVS; the protein is encoded by the exons TTAGATGACCCAAAGCAGTGGACTGATTACCGTGACAGCAAACGTGATGGGCAG GTGAATCCTAGGTTCCCTGACTTCAAACGCAAGGATGGGAACGGTGCCCTATGGCTTAACAACGCTCCAAAGTGCGTTTTATCTAGACTCGAAGAACTGAAATTTGATGTTCCAGCTGTAAAATCAAAACAAGCAAAGGACTTTAAAG GTGATGAGCCCTGGAATGATTTGGTCAATAACCCTACTAAATGGTGGGATAACAGAATAGATAAG AGGAATCCAAAAGCTCCTGACTTTAAGCACAAAGAAACTGGTGAAGTGCTCTGgcttaatgattctcctagttggGTGTTATCAAAGTTGCCACCCGTGAAGCCAAAAGAAAGCTTAGAATTTGGTAGGAAGAAACTAGTTTCATGA